The following are from one region of the Sandaracinus amylolyticus genome:
- a CDS encoding AgmX/PglI C-terminal domain-containing protein has product MTGEREHSPKIGALLALQERRLSAAGRARIERHLAGCDVCRQALAAMALYDRIADEARDEAPPELDWSRMELALEREAKKVAETLRAKKRDQATKSRRPWISLGVAALAAAGVLAYVATRPAPQIARPTPPPAPVIEAPAPEPEPPEVVAEAAPLAATVTLVAGRGAQVIAPDGTARAAAVDDLLADATTLRTDDASEVHVRLAEDTGVIAYPASEALLTKLRERDVEIDLRAGTLAASTGGPLFQGESRFVVIASEHRFALRVTRAEVVLDEGGVVRLAVAEGEVEVQRPDGRVEIVRAPARWSSAEAGEVPRVREPHGIADADAGTGVLRVRHPGLVRWQIGDVEAEGAGELAMRVRPGELNIGGFDQTGRAFRTVIVVGEDGVALDAADLQPQAPRVREGTLPEADIREVVQGGLPRLRQCYELGMRERPDLEGRLTVRITVGLDGSVSRAEVVGGDVPEGLQQCVRNYAERWTFPPPSGGFVRFDVPLAFGGR; this is encoded by the coding sequence GTGACGGGCGAGAGGGAGCACTCGCCGAAGATCGGGGCGCTGCTCGCGCTGCAGGAGCGACGTCTCTCGGCCGCGGGGCGCGCGCGCATCGAGCGGCACCTCGCGGGCTGCGACGTGTGCCGTCAGGCGCTCGCAGCGATGGCGCTCTACGACCGCATCGCCGACGAGGCGCGCGACGAGGCGCCGCCCGAGCTCGACTGGTCGCGGATGGAGCTCGCGCTCGAGCGCGAGGCGAAGAAGGTCGCGGAGACGCTGCGCGCGAAGAAGCGCGACCAGGCGACGAAATCGCGCCGGCCCTGGATCTCGTTGGGTGTCGCGGCGCTCGCGGCAGCGGGTGTGCTCGCGTACGTCGCGACGCGGCCCGCGCCCCAGATCGCGCGGCCGACGCCGCCGCCCGCGCCGGTGATCGAAGCGCCCGCGCCGGAGCCCGAGCCGCCCGAGGTGGTCGCCGAGGCCGCGCCGCTCGCGGCGACCGTCACGCTGGTCGCGGGGCGCGGGGCGCAGGTGATCGCGCCCGATGGAACGGCGCGCGCGGCAGCGGTGGACGACCTGCTCGCCGACGCGACGACGCTGCGCACCGACGACGCGAGCGAGGTCCACGTGCGGCTCGCCGAGGACACCGGCGTGATCGCGTACCCCGCGAGCGAAGCGCTGCTCACGAAGCTGCGCGAGCGCGACGTCGAGATCGATCTGCGCGCGGGCACGCTCGCGGCATCGACCGGCGGGCCGCTCTTCCAGGGCGAGTCGCGCTTCGTGGTGATCGCGTCGGAGCATCGCTTCGCGCTGCGCGTGACGCGCGCCGAGGTCGTGCTCGACGAGGGCGGTGTGGTGCGGCTCGCGGTCGCCGAGGGCGAGGTCGAGGTGCAGCGCCCCGACGGGCGCGTCGAGATCGTGCGCGCGCCCGCGCGCTGGAGCAGCGCCGAGGCGGGCGAGGTGCCCCGCGTGCGCGAGCCGCATGGCATCGCCGACGCGGACGCGGGCACCGGCGTGCTGCGCGTGCGGCACCCCGGGCTCGTGCGCTGGCAGATCGGCGACGTGGAGGCCGAGGGCGCGGGTGAGCTCGCGATGCGCGTGCGCCCCGGCGAGCTGAACATCGGCGGCTTCGATCAGACCGGGCGCGCGTTCCGCACCGTGATCGTCGTCGGCGAGGACGGCGTCGCGCTCGATGCGGCGGATCTGCAGCCGCAGGCGCCGCGGGTGCGCGAGGGCACGCTGCCCGAGGCGGACATCCGCGAGGTCGTGCAGGGCGGCCTGCCGCGGCTGCGCCAGTGCTACGAGCTCGGGATGCGCGAGCGGCCGGACCTCGAAGGACGGCTGACGGTGCGCATCACGGTGGGCCTCGACGGCTCGGTGTCGCGCGCCGAGGTGGTCGGCGGGGACGTGCCCGAGGGCCTCCAGCAGTGCGTGCGGAACTACGCGGAACGATGGACGTTCCCGCCGCCGTCGGGCGGGTTCGTGCGCTTCGACGTGCCGCTCGCGTTCGGCGGGCGGTGA
- a CDS encoding polysaccharide deacetylase family protein has product MLGRGLPIIGRVLLCASALAGGAMLAHFTRPVAQSAAHAMVREDVAPPAPVDEPIDVAEIAPEPDDELVEPLDGMGADLREGMVITGGTPHRLILFTFDDGPDHRYTPGLLDTLDALGIRAVFFLTARRFEGTTPRERLLADIARDIVARGHIVGSHTMDHVQLPLLSHEDLVEQVLGTERVFENVLGARPWLIRPPGGSRSPRIDAWLAERGYTQVLWNVGTGDFQVRSSDDVLRTFTRVLERRERENGERGGIVLLHDIHEWSVEALPRIVHELEHRNCALLEAGEELYDVVDDPRPFFTMRGEANASEEAPPAMPEPAWLEARQARLREAAEARCARLAMR; this is encoded by the coding sequence ATGTTGGGTCGAGGACTGCCGATCATCGGGCGCGTTCTGCTCTGCGCGAGCGCTCTCGCGGGGGGCGCGATGCTCGCGCACTTCACACGTCCCGTCGCGCAGTCGGCGGCGCACGCGATGGTCCGCGAGGACGTCGCCCCACCCGCGCCGGTCGACGAGCCGATCGACGTCGCGGAGATCGCGCCCGAGCCCGACGACGAGCTCGTCGAGCCGCTCGACGGGATGGGCGCGGATCTCCGCGAGGGCATGGTGATCACCGGCGGGACCCCGCATCGGCTGATCCTCTTCACGTTCGACGACGGGCCCGACCATCGCTACACGCCGGGGCTGCTCGACACGCTCGACGCGCTCGGGATCCGCGCGGTGTTCTTCCTGACCGCGCGGCGCTTCGAGGGCACCACGCCGCGCGAGCGCCTCCTCGCCGACATCGCGCGCGACATCGTCGCGCGCGGGCACATCGTGGGCAGTCACACGATGGATCACGTGCAGCTCCCGCTGCTCTCGCACGAAGATCTCGTGGAGCAGGTCCTCGGCACCGAGCGCGTGTTCGAGAACGTGCTCGGCGCGCGACCGTGGCTGATCCGTCCGCCCGGTGGATCGCGCTCGCCGCGCATCGACGCGTGGCTCGCGGAGCGCGGCTACACCCAGGTGCTGTGGAACGTCGGCACCGGTGACTTCCAGGTGCGCTCCAGCGACGACGTGCTCCGCACCTTCACGCGCGTGCTCGAGCGCCGCGAGCGCGAGAACGGCGAGCGCGGCGGGATCGTGCTGCTCCACGACATCCACGAGTGGAGCGTCGAGGCGCTGCCGCGCATCGTGCACGAGCTCGAGCACCGCAACTGCGCGCTGCTCGAGGCGGGCGAGGAGCTCTACGACGTGGTCGACGATCCGCGCCCGTTCTTCACGATGCGCGGCGAGGCGAACGCATCCGAGGAAGCCCCGCCCGCGATGCCCGAGCCTGCCTGGCTCGAGGCGCGACAGGCGCGGCTGCGCGAGGCCGCCGAGGCCCGCTGCGCGCGTCTCGCGATGCGCTGA
- a CDS encoding DUF808 domain-containing protein encodes MAGTSLLALIDDIASLLDDVATMTKVATKKTAGVLGDDLALNAEQVTGLSADRELPVVFAVAKGSIVNKAILVPVALAISAIAPWAVTPLLMIGGAFLCYEGFEKVWHKLTHRDEPEHAAHQKAIADPAVDLVAFEKEKIKGAVRTDFVLSAEIIVISLGTLTHASFGHRVAVLVAISAVMTVGVYGLVAAIVKLDDAGLALRARSSGVARAIGGGILRGAPWLMRALGIAGTIAMFLVGGGILTHGIPGFEHIVDLATHAGPLAWAVPTLIDFVTGVLAGAVLVAIAMLVQRLRAGMAAQAE; translated from the coding sequence GTGGCAGGAACGAGCCTACTCGCACTGATCGACGACATCGCGAGCTTGCTGGACGACGTCGCGACGATGACCAAGGTCGCGACCAAGAAGACCGCCGGCGTGCTCGGGGACGACCTCGCACTGAACGCGGAGCAGGTCACCGGCCTCTCGGCCGACCGCGAGCTCCCCGTGGTCTTCGCGGTCGCGAAGGGATCGATCGTCAACAAAGCGATCCTGGTCCCGGTCGCGCTCGCGATCAGCGCGATCGCGCCTTGGGCCGTCACGCCGCTCCTGATGATCGGCGGCGCATTCCTCTGTTACGAGGGATTCGAGAAGGTCTGGCACAAGCTCACGCACCGCGACGAGCCCGAGCACGCGGCGCACCAGAAGGCGATCGCGGACCCCGCGGTCGATCTCGTCGCGTTCGAGAAGGAGAAGATCAAGGGCGCGGTGCGCACGGACTTCGTGCTGTCTGCGGAGATCATCGTGATCTCGCTGGGCACGCTGACCCACGCGTCGTTCGGGCACCGGGTCGCGGTGCTCGTCGCGATCTCCGCGGTGATGACCGTCGGTGTCTACGGGCTCGTCGCCGCGATCGTGAAGCTCGACGACGCCGGGCTCGCGCTCCGCGCGAGATCGAGCGGCGTGGCGCGCGCGATCGGCGGCGGGATCCTCCGGGGCGCGCCCTGGCTGATGCGAGCGCTCGGGATCGCCGGGACGATCGCGATGTTCCTCGTCGGCGGCGGGATCCTCACGCACGGCATCCCGGGCTTCGAGCACATCGTCGATCTCGCGACGCACGCGGGCCCGCTCGCCTGGGCCGTGCCGACGTTGATCGACTTCGTGACGGGCGTGCTCGCGGGCGCGGTGCTCGTCGCGATCGCGATGCTCGTGCAGCGCCTGCGCGCCGGCATGGCCGCGCAGGCCGAGTGA
- a CDS encoding tetratricopeptide repeat protein: MNLATQVCGHCGFENPRAFRACAGCGQGLGAAPRPNGRGYLAGNGSGERTIVGIAPTSIELDAERTALVGDSTPPPVHVEDLEPSLVGQHDASTAIRTGIETAFRRGVPTLVALEGGAGSGRTRLLFHAAELAARISPEVRVMYGLCREGDGPNAPISRMILERFGVTPSSSPSAVRGQMATIVAETLRSTDAITVSETAHLLGHLSGVPFPDSPFLMPLEDRPEELRRRAREAFARFVEGDAKQRPIIVLLDNVHLAENDAWDLLQVMLSVDAPIAAVIAGEPPVGDRAAHLRAPGGVVSGPIAPLAESEIGSLLHVFLPTLRHAGEPVVAALAFRSRGNPGALRELVFALLEAGFFKRTDAGLVADVAQLEGGGLPVTIEDAIEARLARLDDLERATLDRAAVVGEVASDRAVLAQMRSERRPPGNRANPATLWPDDEDEVALATALLRLEEKGFLERLEETELAGGHEYRFVHSETRHFVYRAQPAELLARRHATVAHWITVTLELQRDGVAAMAAPHLEKAGMASRAGRAYLEAAKDELAKMHTQSALRHVEKALELIPADEISRRIDALHVLGSLLTTLGRYDEATSAFAEMLEVSWRVGARGKGGAALNRIARVHRMRGEEEQARALLIRALELFRSAEDLRGVASTLDDLAQVERLRGDLESALNAATEALAIRRGHGDARGEAVSLTTLGLIEHARGNLDLAEQSFRAALEIRESIGDRAGVMQSFNTLGIVSFERGDADRAEAAWRAALQEGRKMADRRTQTFVLNNLGEALGKAGRVEEAQASLEEARALAHELGDRRAMAEIERNLGLVALRRGDERAESILERALSMAEEYGAKEAIALAHRAVGQLRAETIFDATGQIDRRAEESFLVAIDLFREIGNEKDAARALSDLGQHLVERGDLDSAKERLREARAIMRRIGLAELERVERTLLELG; this comes from the coding sequence ATGAACCTCGCGACCCAGGTCTGCGGACACTGCGGCTTCGAGAATCCGCGCGCGTTCCGTGCGTGTGCGGGCTGCGGTCAAGGACTGGGCGCGGCGCCGAGGCCCAACGGTCGCGGCTATCTCGCGGGCAACGGCAGCGGCGAGCGCACGATCGTCGGGATCGCGCCGACGTCGATCGAGCTCGACGCGGAGCGCACGGCGCTCGTCGGCGACAGCACGCCTCCACCGGTGCACGTGGAGGATCTCGAGCCCTCGCTGGTCGGCCAGCACGACGCGTCGACCGCGATCCGCACCGGCATCGAGACCGCGTTCCGGCGCGGCGTGCCCACGCTCGTCGCGCTCGAGGGCGGCGCGGGATCGGGGCGCACGCGGCTGCTCTTCCACGCGGCCGAGCTCGCGGCGCGCATCTCGCCCGAGGTGCGCGTGATGTACGGGCTGTGCCGCGAGGGCGACGGACCGAACGCGCCGATCTCGCGCATGATCCTCGAGCGCTTCGGCGTGACTCCGTCGAGCTCGCCGAGCGCGGTGCGCGGGCAGATGGCGACGATCGTCGCGGAGACGCTGCGCTCGACCGACGCGATCACGGTGAGCGAGACCGCGCACCTGCTCGGGCACTTGTCGGGCGTGCCCTTCCCCGACTCGCCGTTCCTCATGCCGCTCGAGGATCGGCCCGAGGAGCTGCGGCGCCGCGCGCGCGAGGCGTTCGCGCGCTTCGTCGAGGGCGACGCGAAGCAGCGACCGATCATCGTGCTGCTCGACAACGTGCACCTCGCCGAGAACGACGCGTGGGACCTCTTGCAGGTGATGCTCTCGGTCGACGCGCCGATCGCGGCGGTGATCGCGGGCGAGCCGCCGGTCGGAGATCGCGCGGCGCACCTTCGCGCGCCGGGCGGCGTGGTGTCGGGGCCGATCGCGCCGCTCGCGGAGAGCGAGATCGGATCGCTGCTCCACGTGTTCCTGCCGACGTTGCGCCACGCGGGCGAGCCCGTCGTCGCGGCGCTCGCGTTCCGATCGCGCGGGAATCCCGGCGCGCTGCGCGAGCTGGTGTTCGCGCTGCTCGAGGCCGGGTTCTTCAAGCGCACCGATGCCGGGCTGGTCGCGGACGTGGCGCAGCTCGAGGGCGGTGGGCTCCCGGTGACGATCGAGGACGCGATCGAGGCGCGCCTCGCGAGGCTCGACGATCTCGAGCGCGCCACGCTCGATCGCGCGGCGGTGGTCGGCGAGGTCGCGAGCGATCGCGCGGTGCTCGCGCAGATGCGTTCGGAGCGTCGTCCCCCGGGCAATCGGGCGAACCCGGCGACGCTGTGGCCGGACGACGAGGACGAGGTCGCGCTCGCGACGGCGCTCCTGCGCCTCGAGGAGAAGGGTTTCCTCGAGCGGCTCGAGGAGACGGAGCTCGCGGGCGGTCACGAGTACCGCTTCGTGCACTCGGAGACGCGCCACTTCGTGTATCGCGCCCAGCCGGCGGAGCTGCTCGCGCGGCGGCACGCGACGGTCGCGCACTGGATCACGGTCACGCTCGAGCTGCAGCGCGACGGAGTCGCCGCGATGGCGGCGCCGCACCTCGAGAAGGCGGGCATGGCGAGCCGCGCGGGCCGCGCGTACCTCGAGGCCGCGAAGGACGAGCTCGCGAAGATGCACACGCAGAGCGCGCTGCGTCACGTCGAGAAGGCGCTCGAGCTGATCCCCGCGGACGAGATCTCGCGGCGCATCGATGCGCTGCACGTGCTCGGCTCGCTGCTCACGACGCTGGGCCGCTACGACGAGGCGACGAGCGCGTTCGCAGAGATGCTCGAGGTGAGCTGGCGCGTCGGCGCGCGCGGCAAGGGCGGCGCGGCACTGAACCGGATCGCGCGCGTGCACCGCATGCGCGGCGAGGAGGAGCAGGCGCGCGCGCTGCTGATCCGCGCGCTCGAGCTCTTCCGCTCGGCCGAGGATCTGCGCGGCGTCGCGAGCACGCTCGACGACCTCGCGCAGGTCGAGCGACTGCGCGGCGATCTCGAGAGCGCGCTGAACGCGGCGACCGAGGCGCTCGCGATCCGTCGCGGGCACGGCGACGCGCGCGGCGAGGCGGTCTCGCTCACGACGCTCGGTCTGATCGAGCACGCGCGCGGCAACCTCGATCTCGCGGAGCAGAGCTTCCGCGCGGCGCTGGAGATCCGCGAGTCGATCGGCGATCGCGCGGGTGTGATGCAGTCGTTCAACACGCTCGGCATCGTGTCGTTCGAGCGCGGCGACGCGGATCGTGCGGAGGCGGCGTGGCGCGCTGCGCTGCAGGAGGGCCGCAAGATGGCGGACCGCCGCACCCAAACGTTCGTGCTCAACAACCTCGGTGAGGCGCTGGGCAAAGCGGGGCGCGTCGAGGAAGCGCAGGCGAGCCTCGAGGAAGCGCGCGCGCTCGCGCACGAGCTCGGTGATCGTCGCGCGATGGCGGAGATCGAGCGCAACCTCGGGCTCGTCGCGCTGCGGCGCGGTGACGAGCGCGCGGAGTCGATCCTCGAGCGCGCGCTCTCGATGGCCGAGGAGTACGGCGCGAAGGAAGCGATCGCGCTCGCGCATCGCGCGGTGGGTCAGCTGCGCGCGGAGACGATCTTCGACGCGACCGGGCAGATCGATCGGCGCGCGGAGGAGAGCTTCCTCGTCGCGATCGATCTCTTCCGCGAGATCGGGAACGAGAAGGACGCGGCGCGCGCGCTCTCCGATCTCGGCCAGCACCTCGTCGAGCGCGGCGATCTCGACAGCGCGAAGGAACGCCTGCGCGAGGCGCGCGCGATCATGCGGCGCATCGGGCTCGCGGAGCTGGAGCGCGTCGAGCGGACGCTGCTCGAGCTGGGATGA
- a CDS encoding ammonia-forming cytochrome c nitrite reductase subunit c552, which translates to MRQRLAIAVIVLGGAAIAGLAARGVASDLATPRDLHEREYVGSGECRRCHPVHHESWSRTFHRTMTQDARTPGAVLGAFDGRSVEYGGITSRMERDGERFVITSERDGEAIDEVEIDRTVGSHRYQQYLARRGDAWWRLPIAWDVAEQRFVHMNAAFLTADPEGLEEGAIALADHRRHVTRWNDNCVFCHNVAPDPGLDPVTQRFTTEVAELGIGCEACHGPGSEHVARNRDPLRRYVLHGSDEPDPTIVSPARLDPARRADLCGRCHGQRITDDVDAFLAHGDPFVPGDDLALYSSPLWHDTVLSEGTLAEREGVFAARFWGDGTPRLTAYEYQGLLQSRCASEGALTCTDCHGMHDGDPRGQLRPSVREGDAMCAGACHAELVDRAAAQQHARHEDVRCVDCHMPRIVYGVRDVHRSHRIDVPRPVEDAEAGRADACTLCHLERDDSLLTTGVGGDPVQRAVIAAAAGREESATPRSMRLGALLATMRDDSYPAIRHLAWRSVRALVPLDASAFTATDPRDARIAAVARIEAMIDEPIDAPSPEQLASLRARARDVAIEIGE; encoded by the coding sequence ATGAGGCAGAGGCTCGCGATCGCGGTGATCGTCCTCGGGGGCGCGGCGATCGCGGGGCTCGCAGCGCGCGGCGTCGCGTCGGATCTCGCGACGCCGCGTGATCTGCACGAGCGCGAGTACGTGGGGTCGGGCGAGTGCCGGCGCTGTCATCCGGTGCATCACGAGTCGTGGAGTCGGACGTTCCACCGCACGATGACGCAGGACGCGCGCACGCCGGGCGCGGTGCTCGGTGCGTTCGACGGTCGCAGCGTCGAGTACGGCGGGATCACGTCGCGCATGGAGCGCGATGGCGAGCGCTTCGTGATCACCAGCGAGCGAGATGGCGAAGCGATCGATGAGGTCGAGATCGATCGCACCGTCGGATCGCATCGCTACCAGCAGTACCTCGCGCGTCGTGGTGACGCGTGGTGGCGCCTGCCGATCGCGTGGGACGTGGCCGAGCAGCGCTTCGTCCACATGAACGCCGCGTTCCTCACCGCCGATCCCGAGGGGCTCGAAGAGGGCGCGATCGCGCTCGCGGATCATCGCCGCCACGTCACGCGGTGGAACGACAACTGCGTCTTCTGCCACAACGTCGCGCCCGATCCCGGGCTCGATCCGGTCACCCAGCGCTTCACGACCGAGGTCGCGGAGCTCGGCATCGGATGCGAGGCGTGCCACGGCCCGGGCAGCGAGCACGTCGCGCGCAACCGCGATCCGCTGCGCCGCTACGTGCTGCACGGGAGCGACGAGCCGGACCCGACCATCGTCTCGCCCGCGCGCCTCGATCCTGCGCGTCGCGCCGATCTGTGCGGGCGCTGTCACGGGCAGCGCATCACCGACGACGTCGACGCGTTCCTCGCGCATGGCGATCCCTTCGTCCCGGGCGACGATCTCGCGCTCTACTCGAGCCCGCTCTGGCACGACACGGTGCTGTCCGAAGGGACGCTCGCCGAGCGCGAGGGCGTGTTCGCCGCGCGATTCTGGGGCGACGGAACGCCGCGACTGACTGCGTACGAGTACCAGGGCCTGCTCCAGTCGCGCTGTGCGAGCGAGGGCGCGCTCACGTGCACCGACTGCCACGGCATGCACGACGGTGATCCGCGCGGACAGCTGCGCCCGAGCGTGCGCGAGGGCGACGCGATGTGCGCGGGCGCGTGCCACGCCGAGCTCGTCGATCGCGCCGCTGCGCAGCAGCACGCGCGTCACGAGGACGTTCGCTGCGTCGACTGCCACATGCCGCGCATCGTGTACGGCGTCCGCGACGTGCACCGCAGCCATCGCATCGACGTGCCGCGTCCGGTCGAGGACGCGGAGGCAGGACGCGCCGATGCGTGCACGCTCTGTCACCTCGAGCGCGACGACTCGTTGCTGACGACGGGCGTCGGTGGGGATCCAGTGCAGCGCGCCGTGATCGCAGCGGCGGCGGGACGCGAAGAGAGCGCGACGCCGCGCTCGATGCGCCTCGGCGCGCTGCTCGCGACGATGCGCGACGATTCCTATCCCGCGATCCGCCACCTCGCGTGGCGCAGCGTGCGCGCGCTCGTTCCGCTCGATGCGAGCGCGTTCACCGCGACCGATCCCCGCGACGCGCGCATCGCGGCGGTCGCGCGCATCGAAGCGATGATCGACGAGCCGATCGACGCGCCCTCTCCCGAGCAGCTCGCGTCGCTGCGCGCTCGCGCGCGCGACGTCGCCATCGAGATCGGCGAGTGA
- a CDS encoding sigma-70 family RNA polymerase sigma factor, producing the protein MDPRVRDALERERTTIWGVCYRMTGSASAADDLTQDTLIRALERPPADLDAPLRPWLVRVAVNLARDALRRRKREAYTGPWLPEPALTDASVDEVERREIASYALLVAMEQLTPHQRAVLVLRDVLDLGEAETAEALESTVGSVKVALHRARKTIADHAPAHTLSRESRAQNGFALAALLEALSRGDVEATRRLLAEDVRLVQDSAGRVRAAVTPVVGIEKVLTFLTNVAKITPQPIEVRWIEINHTPALDSRLPPRPPPLANRLVMWTELDAEGRIAALHNLLAPEKLERLDARMRP; encoded by the coding sequence ATGGATCCCCGCGTCCGCGATGCGCTCGAGCGCGAGCGCACGACCATCTGGGGCGTCTGCTACCGCATGACGGGCAGCGCGAGCGCGGCCGACGATCTCACCCAGGACACGCTGATACGCGCGCTCGAGCGCCCCCCGGCGGACCTCGACGCGCCGCTGCGCCCGTGGCTCGTCCGGGTCGCGGTGAACCTCGCGCGCGACGCGCTGCGGCGTCGCAAGCGCGAGGCGTACACGGGCCCGTGGCTGCCCGAGCCCGCGCTCACCGACGCGAGCGTCGACGAGGTCGAGCGCCGCGAGATCGCGTCCTACGCGCTGCTGGTCGCGATGGAGCAGCTCACGCCGCACCAGCGCGCGGTGCTGGTGCTGCGCGACGTGCTCGATCTCGGCGAGGCCGAGACCGCCGAGGCCCTCGAGTCGACGGTGGGGAGCGTGAAGGTCGCGCTGCACCGCGCGCGCAAGACCATCGCGGATCACGCGCCTGCGCACACGCTCTCGCGCGAGTCACGGGCCCAGAACGGCTTCGCCCTCGCGGCGCTGCTCGAGGCGCTCTCGCGCGGCGACGTCGAGGCCACGCGTCGCTTGCTCGCCGAGGACGTGCGTCTCGTGCAGGACAGCGCGGGCCGCGTGCGCGCCGCGGTGACCCCGGTGGTCGGCATCGAGAAGGTGCTGACGTTCCTGACCAACGTCGCGAAGATCACGCCGCAGCCCATCGAGGTGCGCTGGATCGAGATCAACCACACGCCCGCGCTCGATTCGCGCTTGCCGCCGCGCCCGCCCCCGCTCGCGAACCGGCTCGTCATGTGGACCGAGCTCGACGCCGAGGGCCGCATCGCGGCGCTGCACAACCTCCTCGCGCCCGAGAAGCTCGAGCGCCTCGACGCACGCATGCGGCCCTGA
- the trmB gene encoding tRNA (guanosine(46)-N7)-methyltransferase TrmB — protein sequence MTTPPPIRYGLMARTVPDGDVDLRTLVPGEGPLELEIGFGRGRFLMERARAAPGSRIIGMEIKAKWAHLVEERRAREGITNAVALRADARAVLPRCGPDGCLARVFVLFPDPWWKKRHEKRKVVDETFLDHVARLLAPGGELFVESDVEDRAEGMRERIAAQGSFVIEPCEANPYGARSNREVRADEDGLPIYRVLGRKRA from the coding sequence GTGACCACGCCGCCCCCGATTCGCTACGGACTGATGGCGCGCACCGTGCCCGACGGGGACGTCGACCTGCGCACCCTCGTGCCCGGGGAGGGCCCGCTCGAGCTCGAGATCGGCTTCGGCCGAGGACGCTTCCTGATGGAGCGCGCGCGCGCCGCCCCCGGCTCGCGGATCATCGGGATGGAGATCAAGGCGAAGTGGGCGCACCTCGTCGAGGAGCGCCGGGCGCGCGAGGGGATCACGAACGCGGTCGCGCTGCGCGCCGATGCGCGCGCCGTGCTCCCGCGCTGCGGGCCGGATGGATGCCTCGCGCGGGTGTTCGTGCTCTTCCCCGATCCGTGGTGGAAGAAGCGCCACGAGAAGCGGAAGGTCGTCGACGAGACCTTCCTCGATCACGTGGCGCGGCTGCTCGCGCCGGGCGGCGAGCTCTTCGTGGAGAGCGACGTCGAGGATCGCGCCGAGGGCATGCGGGAGCGCATCGCGGCGCAGGGCTCGTTCGTGATCGAGCCGTGCGAGGCGAACCCCTACGGGGCGCGCTCGAACCGCGAGGTCCGCGCCGACGAGGACGGGCTCCCGATCTACCGCGTGCTCGGTCGCAAGCGCGCCTGA
- a CDS encoding response regulator: MPKILGVDDSVTMRRILEMTFGGDPSTSISTVEDGDSAIRWATEQGVDLVLADVSMSGTDGYEVARALRANPATQNVAVVVLASQHSPYDAEKGRQAGVDDHVLKPFETQALLDKVRDVLGRPRAAAAARPVAAAPAAPRPVAPAAPQAAPPSPPRPPSPGVPGVVAPPAQRPPQRATVAFGPPAATGARPATAAPVAPVAPARPAPIPAAAPVPGPVSARKPALELADDDALVSSAPTPAPAPAAPAMARPAAVVTAATSANGEMAGKLEGMGLTPDQVQGVLALSREVIERVVWEVVPDLAETIIREEIRRLTS; the protein is encoded by the coding sequence TTGCCGAAGATCCTGGGCGTCGACGACAGCGTGACGATGCGCCGCATCCTGGAGATGACGTTCGGAGGCGATCCGTCGACGTCCATCTCCACCGTGGAGGACGGCGATTCGGCGATCCGCTGGGCCACCGAGCAGGGCGTGGATCTCGTGCTCGCGGACGTGTCGATGAGCGGCACCGACGGCTACGAGGTCGCGCGTGCGCTGCGCGCGAACCCCGCGACCCAGAACGTCGCGGTCGTGGTGCTCGCGAGCCAGCACTCGCCCTACGACGCCGAGAAGGGTCGTCAGGCCGGCGTCGACGATCACGTGCTCAAGCCCTTCGAGACGCAGGCGCTGCTCGACAAGGTGCGCGACGTGCTCGGCCGTCCGCGCGCCGCGGCCGCCGCGCGTCCCGTCGCAGCTGCGCCCGCCGCACCGCGTCCCGTCGCGCCCGCGGCGCCCCAGGCCGCGCCGCCCTCGCCTCCGCGTCCGCCGTCGCCCGGCGTCCCCGGCGTCGTGGCGCCGCCCGCCCAGCGTCCGCCGCAGCGCGCCACCGTCGCGTTCGGCCCGCCCGCCGCCACCGGCGCGCGCCCCGCGACCGCCGCACCGGTCGCGCCCGTGGCGCCTGCCCGTCCCGCGCCCATCCCCGCGGCTGCGCCGGTGCCCGGCCCGGTCTCGGCGCGCAAGCCCGCGCTCGAGCTCGCCGACGACGACGCGCTCGTCTCGTCCGCGCCCACGCCGGCGCCCGCACCCGCGGCGCCTGCGATGGCCCGCCCCGCCGCAGTCGTGACCGCCGCGACCTCGGCGAACGGCGAGATGGCCGGCAAGCTCGAGGGCATGGGCCTCACGCCCGATCAGGTGCAGGGCGTGCTCGCGCTCTCGCGCGAGGTGATCGAGCGCGTGGTGTGGGAAGTCGTGCCGGATCTCGCGGAGACGATCATCCGCGAAGAGATCCGTCGTCTCACGTCCTGA